One genomic segment of Cellulophaga sp. HaHaR_3_176 includes these proteins:
- a CDS encoding MauE/DoxX family redox-associated membrane protein — protein MPYPFHLYLMAAMYIFAGIMHFIKPKAYLRIMPRYLPNHKLLVTLSGFAEVLLGIGLCFSVTKNISIYGIIAMLLAFLSVHFYMLSGKKEGAGIPKWVLILRLPLQFGLMYWAYWYLQF, from the coding sequence ATGCCCTACCCTTTTCACCTATACCTAATGGCTGCCATGTATATTTTTGCAGGTATCATGCATTTTATAAAACCTAAGGCGTATCTGCGAATTATGCCTAGGTACTTACCTAATCATAAGCTGCTAGTTACTTTAAGTGGCTTTGCTGAAGTTTTATTAGGCATTGGCTTGTGTTTTTCTGTTACTAAAAATATTTCTATATATGGAATAATTGCTATGCTTTTAGCATTTTTATCAGTACATTTTTATATGCTTTCTGGTAAAAAAGAAGGAGCAGGTATACCTAAATGGGTTTTAATTTTAAGACTTCCATTACAATTTGGTTTAATGTATTGGGCCTATTGGTATTTACAATTTTAG
- the htpG gene encoding molecular chaperone HtpG: MATGKINVSVDNIFPLIKKFLYSDHEIFLRELISNATDATLKLKHLTSIGEASVEYGNPVIEIKIDKEGKKIHIIDQGLGMTEDEVKKYINEVAFSGAEEFLDKYKDSAKDSGIIGHFGLGFYSAFMVAEKVEIITKSFKDEPAVHWSCDGSPNFELEASDKTDRGTEIVLHVAEDSTEFLEDSRISELLTKYNKFMPVPIKFGTKTETLPKPEGAKEEDAAPTQEVDNIINNPNPAWTKQPADLETEDYQNFYRELYPMQFEEPLFNIHLNVDYPFNLTGILYFPRLTNDLNGQKDRIQLYQNQVYVTDNVEGIVPEFLMMLRGVVDSPDIPLNVSRSYLQADGAVKKISSYITRKVADKLSSLFKNNREDFEAKWNDIKIVIEYGMLSEDKFFEKADKFALYPTVDGKFFTFEELQEKLKANQTDKDGKLVILYASDKDTQHSYTEAAKAKGYEVLLLDSPIISHLMQKLETSKENISFTRVDADHIENLIKKDEEQISKLSEEEKETLKKELEETIANKSYTIQLEAMDSSASPFIITEPEFMRRMKEMQQTGGGGGMFGMGNMPEMYNLIVNTNSELVSEILSTKTAKKKERLINQSLDLARLSKGLLKGEELTNFIKRSYEMVK; encoded by the coding sequence ATGGCAACAGGTAAGATTAATGTATCCGTTGATAATATATTTCCTTTAATAAAGAAATTTTTATACAGCGATCACGAAATTTTTTTAAGAGAATTGATTTCTAATGCCACAGATGCAACTTTAAAATTAAAGCACCTTACTTCTATTGGTGAAGCATCTGTAGAATACGGAAATCCGGTTATTGAAATCAAAATTGATAAAGAGGGTAAAAAAATCCACATTATCGATCAAGGTTTAGGTATGACCGAAGATGAAGTAAAAAAATATATAAACGAAGTTGCTTTTTCTGGAGCAGAAGAGTTTTTAGATAAATACAAAGACTCTGCTAAAGATTCTGGTATTATTGGCCACTTTGGTTTAGGTTTTTATTCTGCATTTATGGTTGCAGAAAAAGTAGAAATTATTACTAAAAGCTTTAAAGATGAGCCTGCAGTACATTGGTCTTGTGATGGGTCGCCTAATTTCGAATTAGAAGCTTCTGACAAAACTGATAGAGGAACTGAAATAGTTCTTCACGTAGCAGAAGATTCTACTGAATTTTTAGAAGATAGTAGAATCAGTGAACTTTTAACGAAGTATAATAAGTTTATGCCAGTTCCAATTAAATTCGGAACTAAAACAGAGACACTTCCTAAGCCAGAAGGTGCTAAAGAAGAAGATGCTGCTCCTACTCAAGAAGTTGATAATATCATTAACAACCCTAACCCTGCTTGGACAAAACAACCTGCAGATTTAGAAACTGAAGATTATCAAAATTTCTATAGAGAATTGTATCCAATGCAATTTGAAGAGCCGTTATTTAATATTCACTTAAATGTTGATTATCCTTTTAATCTAACAGGTATTTTATACTTCCCAAGGTTAACAAATGATTTAAACGGTCAGAAAGATAGAATTCAATTATACCAAAATCAGGTATATGTTACAGATAATGTAGAAGGTATTGTTCCTGAATTTTTAATGATGCTTCGTGGTGTTGTTGATTCTCCAGATATTCCTTTAAATGTTTCTCGTTCGTATTTACAAGCTGATGGTGCTGTTAAAAAAATATCATCTTACATTACTAGAAAAGTAGCTGATAAGCTTTCGTCTTTATTCAAAAATAACAGAGAAGATTTTGAAGCAAAATGGAATGATATTAAAATAGTTATCGAGTACGGTATGCTTTCTGAAGATAAGTTCTTCGAAAAAGCAGATAAATTTGCACTGTACCCAACGGTAGATGGTAAATTTTTCACTTTTGAAGAATTACAAGAAAAACTAAAAGCTAACCAAACTGATAAAGATGGTAAGTTAGTTATTCTTTATGCTTCTGATAAAGATACTCAACATAGTTACACTGAAGCTGCAAAGGCTAAAGGATATGAAGTATTGTTATTAGATTCTCCAATAATTTCTCACCTAATGCAGAAATTAGAGACTTCTAAAGAAAATATTTCTTTTACACGTGTTGATGCTGATCATATTGAAAACTTAATTAAGAAAGATGAAGAGCAGATTTCTAAACTTTCTGAAGAAGAAAAAGAAACACTTAAAAAAGAATTAGAAGAAACAATTGCTAACAAATCGTACACTATTCAATTAGAAGCAATGGATAGTTCTGCTTCTCCCTTTATTATTACTGAGCCAGAATTCATGCGTAGAATGAAAGAGATGCAGCAAACCGGTGGCGGTGGCGGAATGTTCGGAATGGGTAATATGCCAGAAATGTATAACCTTATTGTGAATACTAATAGCGAATTGGTTTCTGAAATTTTAAGTACTAAAACTGCTAAGAAAAAAGAAAGATTAATAAATCAATCTTTAGATTTAGCTCGTTTATCTAAAGGACTATTAAAAGGTGAAGAACTTACAAACTTCATTAAGCGTAGTTACGAGATGGTAAAATAA